A DNA window from Altererythrobacter sp. B11 contains the following coding sequences:
- a CDS encoding helix-turn-helix transcriptional regulator, with protein MDTVTIDRAEYDRLRAAAEDLEDLRAYDGAMARIAAGEEELVPADVVGRLLAGESPLRVWREYRAFTQAQLADAAGVNRVQIANIESGGKTGSVETVKKLAAALEVTLDDLV; from the coding sequence ATGGATACGGTGACGATCGATCGCGCCGAATATGACCGGCTCCGCGCCGCTGCGGAGGATCTCGAAGATCTGCGCGCCTATGATGGCGCCATGGCTCGCATCGCCGCTGGCGAGGAAGAGCTGGTGCCGGCTGATGTCGTCGGCCGCCTGCTCGCAGGCGAAAGCCCGCTGCGCGTCTGGCGTGAATACCGCGCCTTCACCCAGGCGCAGCTGGCAGACGCAGCCGGCGTCAACCGCGTGCAGATCGCCAATATCGAGTCCGGCGGGAAGACGGGTTCGGTTGAGACAGTGAAGAAGCTCGCGGCCGCCCTGGAGGTAACGCTCGACGATCTGGTGTGA
- a CDS encoding type II toxin-antitoxin system RelE family toxin encodes MKQITYTRSALKVLRKMPANTARQITAKVEQYAADPAALANNVTALKGRTGFRLRVGDWRVIMDEDGAVLAVLEIGPRGSVYD; translated from the coding sequence ATGAAGCAGATCACTTACACCCGCTCGGCTCTGAAGGTTCTGCGCAAGATGCCCGCCAACACCGCGCGGCAGATCACGGCGAAGGTGGAACAATACGCCGCCGACCCTGCCGCTCTGGCGAACAATGTCACGGCGCTGAAGGGTCGCACCGGCTTCCGCCTGCGGGTCGGCGACTGGCGCGTCATCATGGACGAAGATGGCGCGGTGCTGGCTGTTCTGGAGATCGGGCCCCGTGGCTCGGTCTACGATTGA